Proteins from one Vanessa atalanta chromosome 15, ilVanAtal1.2, whole genome shotgun sequence genomic window:
- the LOC125069100 gene encoding cuticle protein 70, isoforms A and B-like, which translates to MYKLVAFAALLAVVVASPGLVAPIASPWGHGLVGGHAVVGAPIISAPIVKQAVPVATSYANTVRIATPAVAVAAHAPIVAAHAPVLAAPLGHGLAHGW; encoded by the exons ATGTACAAGCtg GTCGCATTCGCCGCCCTTCTAGCTGTTGTTGTCGCTTCCCCCGGTCTAGTTGCACCCATTGCATCTCCTTGGGGACATGGTCTCGTGGGTGGTCACGCTGTCGTCGGTGCACCCATCATTAGCGCCCCCATCGTCAAACAAGCCGTCCCGGTAGCCACCTCATACGCTAACACAGTCagg ATCGCGACTCCTGCTGTTGCTGTAGCTGCACATGCACCGATTGTTGCCGCTCATGCTCCCGTTTTAGCTGCTCCCCTCGGTCATGGCTTAGCCCACGGCTGGTAA
- the LOC125069094 gene encoding cuticle protein 16.5-like has translation MNSLVVLLSLMALASAKPSGLKSGIVSYAAPAIVVAPAAVSHQSRVDIKSSPAIVATQSEPLTRAVIAEPAIVAAPAFAAPIAYASPAAFAAPATFAAPAAFAAPLVGAPAAVSSQSRVDIKSSPAIIDTFAAAPVFNTLGGVPVAYSAPLAATYASSIYSPAIAPAVPVVKAVNIESLPSVDAAALPVAPTETPEVAAARAAHLEAKALEEHKIQKRSPGFLATSYPAAPIIPNYAGHFVYPATITRTGTPIAVSGPVLTSAYGIHPY, from the coding sequence ATGAATTCGCTGGTGGTGTTACTTTCTTTGATGGCCCTGGCCTCTGCCAAGCCTAGTGGACTCAAATCTGGTATAGTGAGCTATGCTGCTCCCGCCATAGTAGTGGCTCCTGCAGCGGTTTCACACCAGTCCCGCGTAGATATCAAATCATCACCAGCCATAGTTGCTACTCAATCAGAACCACTGACACGTGCCGTTATCGCTGAACCTGCAATTGTTGCTGCTCCGGCATTCGCGGCACCCATTGCATACGCTTCACCTGCTGCATTTGCTGCACCAGCCACTTTCGCGGCACCTGCTGCGTTTGCTGCTCCATTGGTTGGCGCCCCCGCTGCTGTATCATCCCAGTCCCGTGTGGACATCAAATCGTCTCCAGCAATTATCGACACTTTTGCTGCTGCACCCGTTTTCAACACGCTTGGCGGCGTTCCAGTAGCATACAGCGCCCCTCTAGCTGCTACGTACGCCTCATCCATATACTCTCCTGCTATCGCCCCCGCCGTGCCAGTTGTGAAAGCTGTTAACATCGAGTCTTTGCCATCGGTTGATGCTGCCGCTTTGCCCGTAGCTCCTACTGAAACACCTGAAGTTGCCGCTGCTCGCGCAGCTCACCTTGAAGCTAAGGCTCTCGAGGAGCATAAGATCCAGAAAAGATCTCCTGGATTTCTAGCGACCTCATACCCAGCCGCCCCAATCATACCAAATTACGCGGGCCACTTCGTGTACCCAGCAACTATAACTCGTACAGGAACACCTATTGCTGTATCAGGACCAGTCCTCACTAGCGCCTACGGAATCCATCCTTACTAA
- the LOC125069099 gene encoding cuticle protein 63-like has protein sequence MIAKFVVIFSLAVAAANAGVLPLAAAPAALVAPAVAPAAYAVAPYASSYSAHSVNHAVAAPVVASAPYVAAAPAPYVAAASPYYAAASPYIANPYVAAARYVSAPYYL, from the exons ATGATCGCCAAATTTGtt gtaatCTTCTCCCTCGCCGTCGCCGCCGCCAATGCCGGAGTGCTACCGCTCGCTGCTGCACCTGCCGCGCTTGTGGCTCCTGCAGTGGCACCCGCGGCATACGCTGTGGCACCTTATGCTAGTTCATACTCTGCACACTCAGTCAACCACGCCGTTGCTGCCCCAGTTGTCGCCTCCGCTCCCTACGTTGCTGCTGCCCCTGCCCCTTACGTCGCTGCCGCTTCCCCTTACTACGCAGCCGCTTCTCCTTACATTGCCAACCCATACGTAGCGGCAGCTAGATACGTCTCCGCCCCCTACTACTTATAA